The sequence AGTCGATCACGTCTCCAGATGTCAAGATTCTGAAACCTTATTTAGCGCTGAGGCAAGGCGTGATTTGTAGCGTGCTGCAGTTCGCGCATGCAGAATACCTTTTGTTACTGCTTTATCAATTCTCTTCTGAATTTCTGGGTACTCACCTGCAGCTAAAGCTTTGTCATCTCCAGCCAAAACTTCTCGATATTTTTTCACTGAAGTTCTCAAGGATGAGCGCTCAGAACGATTTCTTGCCGTGCGCTTGATCGTTTGACGGATTCGCTTAAGTGCAGAGTTATGGTGTGCCATTTTTCTCCTTCAAAGGGCATTGGGAATATACTCCAACTCTGGAGCATAGTTTTTTGACAAAATAATCAAAATCACATCGAAGCGAGGCTGCATTCTCAGCTTACCTGGGTACCTATTAAT comes from SAR324 cluster bacterium and encodes:
- the rpsT gene encoding 30S ribosomal protein S20; this encodes MAHHNSALKRIRQTIKRTARNRSERSSLRTSVKKYREVLAGDDKALAAGEYPEIQKRIDKAVTKGILHARTAARYKSRLASALNKVSES